A window of Nicotiana tabacum cultivar K326 chromosome 24, ASM71507v2, whole genome shotgun sequence contains these coding sequences:
- the LOC142178099 gene encoding uncharacterized protein LOC142178099 has protein sequence MGPRRAVDEVMVDQPIDLQDQYEDLEAQQLDLRAEMAQKQQELRDKLDKRHAELLQMVSAIKNSFDGLQLSQQSKDTTSTSTARDKVLQSGQGILGPNPYCVNATRNHNLIFSRFNGENLKTWLYRIEQYFSDGETPLNQRVRLVAMNLDDEALAWHQSYIKCKNLPVLPARDEYIAELIEAFSGDFSDPMLELKQLKQTGSIREFQFAFDRLVAQCNLTVEQAISCFLDGLKEELVNPIMMHEPKTLQRLGPVVRSTPYQAVVPAPWLTLPVATNVIMFVLELESSEASSEVEGNIHHNVELPLKNGLLLRGKQHILNDVSKDCRLSSPKDVNRYQSDEVQLFMLQVMIDIPPSDVEYEGILCALHLPDDAVLPQPLSELLDSYKQVFSEPTTLPPQRGAFDQEIPLQPKSKPVNIRPYRYSSMKKDIIEKASARNVTTRGATIFSKIDLRFGYYQIRMVPKDVSKVAFKTHMRHYEYLAMPFGLTNATSTFQCLMNHILQEFVRKFVLVFFDYILVYSRNLQDYILHLQWVFEVMVQNNLLAKHSKCVFGLSSVEYLGHFISTHGVATDPRKIATVQQLPTPVNVKQLKGFPGLTGYYRKFIKGCGLIISTPKRPVEERQFLMD, from the exons ATGGGACCACGCAGAGCTGTTGATGAAGTGATGGTTGATCAACCCATCGATTTACAGGATCAGTATGAGGATCTGGAAGCTCAACAACTAGATTTACGAGCAGAAATGGCACAAAAACAACAGGAGTTAAGAGATAAGTTGGACAAACGTCATGCTGAACTTCTACAAATGGTGAGTGCTATCAAAAACTCCTTCGATGGTCTGCAATTGAGTCAACAATCGAAGGACACTACCTCTACCTCGACTGCTAGAGACAAGGTGCTCCAATCAGGTCAGGGCATTCTAGGTCCCAACCCTTACTGTGTTAATGCTACTCGAAATCATAACTTGATTTTTTCTCGTTTCAATGGAGAGAATTTGAAGACATGGTTGTATAGAATTGAACAATATTTTTCAGATGGTGAGACTCCTCTCAATCAGAGAGTGAGGTTAGTGGCTATGAACCTGGATGATGAGGCCTTAGCTTGGCATCAGTCCTACATCAAGTGTAAGAATTTACCTGTGCTACCTGCGCGGGATGAGTACATAGCTGAGTTAATCGAAGCATTTAGTGGTGACTTCTCCGATCCCATGCTAGAATTGAAACAATTGAAACAAACAGGGTCGATAAGGGAGTTTCAGTTTGCATTTGATAGATTAGTAGCTCAATGCAATCTAACTGTTGAGCAGGCTATCTCTTGTTTCCTTGATGGTTTGAAGGAGGAATTAGTGAATCCTATCATGATGCATGAGCCTAAGACACTGCAAAGACTTG GTCCAGTTGTTCGTAGTACACCATACCAAGCAGTGGTTCCTGCACCATGGCTGACTTTACCTGTTGCTACTAATGTTATA ATGTTTGTTTTGGAGCTTGAATCATCAGAGGCTTCCTCTGAGGTAGAGGGAAACATTCATCATAATGTTGAGTTACCTTTGAAGAATGGACTACTGCTGAGG GGTAAGCAACACATTTTGAATGATGTCTCAAAAGATTGCAGACTTTCTAGTCCTAAGGATGTTAACAGGTACCAAAGTGATGAAGTTCAGTTGTTCATGTTGCAAGTTATGATAGATATTCCCCCTTCTGATGTTGAATATGAAGGGATTCTATGTGCTTTGCATCTTCCTGATGATGCAGTGCTACCTCAACCACTCAGTGAGCTCCTTGATAGTTACAAACAAGTATTTTCAGAGCCTACTACATTGCCACCACAAAGAGGTGCATTTGACCAGGAGATTCCTTTACAACCAAAATCCAAACCAGTCAACATTAGGCCCTACAGGTACTCATccatgaagaaagatattattgAAAAAGCTAGTGCAAGAAATGTTACAACAAGGG GTGCTACtatattttctaagattgatcttaGATTCGGGTACTACCAAATTAGAATGGTTCCAAAGGATGTTTCAAAAGTTGCTTTTAAAACTCACATGAGGCATTATGAGTATTTGGCTATGCCTTTTGGCCTAACCAATGCCACATCCACTTTTCAATGTTTGATGAACCATATTTTGCAAGAGTTCGTGAGGAAGTTTgtacttgttttctttgattataTCCTAGTATACAGTAGGAACTTGCAAGATTATATTCTTCATTTACAATGGGTCTTTGAGGTGATGGTGCAGAACAACCTACTGGCCAAACATTCTAAGTGCGTATTTGGGTTGTCAAGTGTGGAGTACTTAGGTCACTTCATTTCTACTCATGGTGTTGCTACTGATCCAAgaaaaatagcaacagtacaacAATTGCCCACTCCTGTCAATGTTAAACAACTGAAGGGATTCCCTGGTTTGACTGGTTACTACAGAAAATTCATCAAGGGATGTGGACTTATCATTTCGACCCCTAAAAGACCTGTTGAAGAAAGACAGTTTCTTATGGACTGA
- the LOC107783672 gene encoding F-box/kelch-repeat protein At3g23880-like, with amino-acid sequence MITISITVLEFGYDEVHDDYKVVGIFYTSTHGYVCVYSLKTESWRRLDDVQGGILYHRSAKLVNRKFHWVTMRVHGWGITSVDLVDEKCQKVELPCCKGYFYLTLGVLGSELSVLCNYDRTRADVWVMKEYGAKES; translated from the coding sequence ATGATTACAATTTCAATTACGGTTTTGGAATTTGGATATGATGAGGTTCATGATGATTATAAGGTAGTGGGTATTTTCTATACATCCACTCATGGCTATGTCTGTGTATATAGTTTAAAAACTGAATCTTGGAGAAGACTTGATGATGTTCAAGGAGGGATATTATACCATCGTTCGGCTAAGTTGGTGAATAGGAAGTTTCACTGGGTAACTATGCGTGTTCATGGTTGGGGCATTACGTCTGTTGATTTGGTTGATGAGAAGTGTCAAAAGGTGGAGCTACCCTGCTGCAAAGGATACTTTTATTTGACGCTTGGAGTGTTGGGAAGTGAACTTTCTGTGCTCTGTAATTATGATAGAACTCGAGCTGATGTGTGGGTTATGAAGGAGTATGGGGCTAAAGAGTCTTGA